Genomic segment of Cydia fagiglandana chromosome 16, ilCydFagi1.1, whole genome shotgun sequence:
GTGGAAAAACTGAAAACTGATTGAATGTATGAATGATTTAGGGAACGAAAGAGTGAGTGAAACTTGAGGCGTTTTTTTCGATGACAACCACAAGCATGTAGTTAGAAACGCGAACAAAACTGATATTGAACCGATTAATCATTCGATTCGATCATTTCGATCATTCAGTCAGTGCGAAACTGAACTGAAAACAACACTATTTTGAAGGCGAGTCTGTTGAACTAAATGTCAATTTGGGTTTTTGTTATTATTCAGAAATGTAATACTTCTCATGCTTCTATAATGTTACTTTAATTGATTGTCGTCATAAATGAGCAATAGTTTGTGTTTTGTGTAAAATTAATTACCACGCGTTTAATCTCTACTCAACTTGCTTTTGGTAACCTTAAAGTTAATTAATGTTTACAATGCCGACGAATTTCGTGATATCGTAGCCATGGATTCTATCGAAGACGGTGGTTGTGTGAGAAAATCCTATAAACTGAATAGTGAAGATGATATAAGTAGGAATTGTAAAGGAGCATCAAAACAGCGAGGTTTGAACGAGAATAGTGAAAATGTGCGTCCTGCGTCGGATTCCATTTCCAATGACACAAACTGCGTACCACCGAATGATACCCATTCAAGGCGCTTGATCTGCTCGAGCAGCGGCGAGCCAGGGCCATCGGGGAGACTCGCCGCTGACAGTGAGGAGTGTTGTAATAAAAACATAGCTAGCAGCCAGGCTGTAGGTGCCAGGGTGAACAACAGTTACCTTGAGGTTGCAGGCAGCAGCAAGGGCGATACTATTGCGCGAGATAATGGCATCCCCAGCACCCAGGAACTACAGACCTGCCAGAGGCACAAGGTGTGCCAGGAAAAAGCTGGAAACACCTACAATTTAAATTTCCCCTCAACAAGTGCCACAAGCAGGGTTTGTGATAATTTCTTTGACAATGCAGGACTGAGAGAAAATAGGAAGAGGCCTTCAAGTTTGAAGTTAAACAGGCCTAACTTAGATGCAGATGACAGCTCAAGTGACACTGGTAATGATGACTACTCTTTAGGCTCTGAAGATGGCTGTATCTACACTTACAGAGGTGGGGAGCACTTGGCAGACCTGCCTAGCTCCTTCTTCAGTCTTGACATGGGTCTCCCCCTGGACAGACACCTGCCCATACCCCCATTGTACCAACAGCAACCTGCAGGAGCAAATGCTAGGGAACATGGTTCTAGAGCTTCAAGCCCTGATATGGACTTTTTAGAAATGGACTTTGACCCTGGACCCTCTTGTGAAGTGGACACAGGTGACGAGTCCACACCGGATGCCGATTTAGATGTGGCTGTGAACATGCCTGAGGAGAATGAGCCAGTGTTAAGGGAACCTACACCAGAATTTGTTCCATTAAGGAACCCAGAGCCTAGTAGACCGGTTAGTTCAACATCACAATGCCCGGAGCCTTCTAGCCACCATTACAGCATGCCATCCACTAGCAGAGGCATTCCTACAGCACACAGTAGTGCAAGAGAAGATTCAGGGAACAACTACACCTTTGGCCCTTACATTACCCATGTTAATTTTAAAGGAGAACAGCTGAAAGTTCGTAGAACAATGGCTCGGGGTCCCTGCATTTTGCCTGTCAGCCTGCATCTTACAAATGGAGACTTGATTACACCTAGAGAAGTATTACATcgtaagtatatttaattataattatgctgTGCAGGTCAGGAACAACATAACATTTTGCCCTCATTATGCATTTAATTTCTAATTAGAATAATTAGGACTGTTGAGGCAAGTAAGCTTGAACGCACAACCTTGGCTTTTAGGGTTACCATACCCAAAGTGTAAAAACGTGAGTCATGACTCTATGACTAAGACTTCactttctgtctgtctgtgtgtcaccagctctatctcatgaaccatgatagctagacagttgaaattttcacagattacgtatttctgttgccgctacaacaaacactaaaaagtatggaaccctcggtgggcgagtctgactcgcacttgtccagttttgttttcaaactaaatttaaataggtatgaagttaaatattttatttacctaatttTGATAAATGCATCCAATAATAATTTCAGTTTTGTCCATTAAGCTGCGTAACACCTCAAACATTGATAATGCTACGGACTGATAACAAACATTGTATTATAATGATGCTTTGTTGTGAGCGCAGTGACTAATTGGTCAATAATTAGGTTGCTGTTAAGTAATGACTATATTGGTCATTTAACCATAGTGCGTATGAGGACAAAGGCAATATCACTTTCAATTAAAATATGGTATTAGTTAATTTGAAACAAATAATATACAATACTAGTGTATACATGTCCCCACACCACTGCCCTATTGCACTCACATAGGGGATGAATATTGGGATAAAAAAAATCCTGTCCTTCAGTATATACATTAATAAAGGTCTGTGTGCTGAATTTGATCAATTCAAAAGCCATTCAGAAATTTTTAGCGATGTAGGAACAAATATCCAAATATCTCACATATGTAATAATACTCACTGAACTTACATACCGTCACCCAccctgttaactgtacatcggtggaccttatgcctttagaAATAGAAACATCATTTATTTGCCAGAAATGTGGTACATAAATTAGGTGGTAACATTCTTCTTAAATCGAACATCACATCTCACTGAGAGTATAGGCATGCaaattttacttacaatctaGCATTTTAAGAttacctatatacatatttacaattacaACAAAATGGTACAATTGCcaacacaaaatataaataaattcaatgtTAAGAAATAAGCtccaccaatgtacagttaggagtgttgctattTGTACAAACCTATGGTTATGGAGAGCTTGCAACTTTAGGAGAGAATACTGTGGGTTGGTATTTTTTAAccattatcaattttttttttcgaatgtCTTATATTCTTATATGGTCATGGTCAACATTAATGTGTCATTTACTATGCATTATTCCCAGATGACGAAAAAATGGAAGAAGAGGAGGCGCCCCTAGCACATCAGATCAACCAAGGTGAAGGCTCAGGGATCGACCCTGTCAATGTCTCCACCGCTCTGTTCCACATGACCATGGCGAAGAAACTGATGTTGGAGAAGAATCGATCGGATGAAGAGACTGAAGGAGTTGCGGTGGTAATAATCcatgttattaattattcacCCTGTTCTAGCCTTTgccatagatatctagggactggctttacgggcaataataatgaggcatgacaggggccagtacagcggtgtgaaacctctacaacgcgattggttgatgagttcgaatcacgcgcgcgattggttgacgagttcgcattacgcgcgcgattggttgacgagttcgcattacgcgcgctattggtcgcaactagttgcgttagaatgcacgattggctggaattcgtgagtaacaccgctgaactagtaccatttttagtgccctaTTAGCCCGTCCTTTGCACCTCTtgggtgccttaggacaacaacatTAGCCCatccttagatattatacgttAATGCTGGTGGCCGAAATTGGCTAGGAGTTTCGGCCTCCGCGACTTAGTATCTAATGTAGTTAATCACACAACAAGAACACTACAATCTtttctgctttgccttaaggttgactggtagagaatgcctcatggcattaagttcgccttttgtacattaagttgTTATTTTgagcaataaatttaaaatatacaaaataatttgaaGATTTTTCTCTTGAACATCAAATGACAAACTTATTAATGTATTTACCTACAGTCCGGGGAAGGCCCGTCAAGTTTAGGAGTAACAGAACCGCCTACCAGCATGGTGTGGTCGGAGCGGGAGGCCTGCGAGCGCCAAGTGACGCAGATAGGCGTCAGCGCGTGCGGCGCCACCGCCGTCGTTAATGTTTTCGTGAGTATTTTATGTCTAATATTGTCATGACGTAGACCTATTTGTTACGGatgtatactctgtatctttaggtatttaaataaaagtaaacaacatTTACTTCAAATGGTTCAtaaagccagttgagggtagatgaaaacattatatgatcaaataatgtaggttaaagtagtcatccaggcggttttgtaattggtcggttaaccaataaatgttataactacccgaaaatgtacaaattgtatgtttacttttatttcaataactAAAGATACAGACGTAGATAGATGCACTTTTGTCTCAGGCGATGCTGTTTGTCACTTTTATTCCTTGGATCGCGGGTACTAAGCTCAACTTATGTCCTAGCCACGAGATTAACTCTTGGCAACTCTAGGGAAAAAAACGTGTCCAGTTTGTTCTCTATTTTTACCTACATGTGGCTAtcaggtcaagtttggtatcattgcTGTATAAATTGGAGACGAAaaattcatttataaaaataatagtcttATGTCACTATTTTGCTCTTCACAATCACAATCACGATTTGAACtaaataaaaatcaatttttataAGTTCTTCTTTATTATGAAAAATAACACTTCAA
This window contains:
- the LOC134671968 gene encoding uncharacterized protein LOC134671968, encoding MDSIEDGGCVRKSYKLNSEDDISRNCKGASKQRGLNENSENVRPASDSISNDTNCVPPNDTHSRRLICSSSGEPGPSGRLAADSEECCNKNIASSQAVGARVNNSYLEVAGSSKGDTIARDNGIPSTQELQTCQRHKVCQEKAGNTYNLNFPSTSATSRVCDNFFDNAGLRENRKRPSSLKLNRPNLDADDSSSDTGNDDYSLGSEDGCIYTYRGGEHLADLPSSFFSLDMGLPLDRHLPIPPLYQQQPAGANAREHGSRASSPDMDFLEMDFDPGPSCEVDTGDESTPDADLDVAVNMPEENEPVLREPTPEFVPLRNPEPSRPVSSTSQCPEPSSHHYSMPSTSRGIPTAHSSAREDSGNNYTFGPYITHVNFKGEQLKVRRTMARGPCILPVSLHLTNGDLITPREVLHHDEKMEEEEAPLAHQINQGEGSGIDPVNVSTALFHMTMAKKLMLEKNRSDEETEGVAVSGEGPSSLGVTEPPTSMVWSEREACERQVTQIGVSACGATAVVNVFIALGVPVNIEKINTAVGTRQRANNAPIPRYLLSRCVAGCTAADLVNGIQKASEGLVAARFFPMYPERAVSLSHWLADWISIGAVPILTMNLQVGCEGEIPDAWHHQMVFGVSPRGIYLSNPVECTRECALWPKLTSPSVLLVRTRDVLSRFTPDTDLTPLMAVPDRRFNTFNVLGQVVNVIREWRSAGWAAHGPRTRYVRLPAAYQAGVTVAALTGSQAHKRLTTAAQLPILAPHVEKFGVG